A window from Branchiostoma lanceolatum isolate klBraLanc5 chromosome 9, klBraLanc5.hap2, whole genome shotgun sequence encodes these proteins:
- the LOC136441459 gene encoding uncharacterized protein, producing MPGAGALLGAGAAGFTVAALLLGNVNLPSNIMSYVMKDATEDICNQSHNDTAPLEKCLERHSNLQSDCDHFFVGDAWPSSGYIKNNNGATVRICHTRAGDEKHLFATTYNVHYRIPEYTASAITRDPKLEEQERPSSSMWDRVQLGLCGMEMHDEISQQCKVDTKSWGISRASDIPDCSLRNPSFGELKGSFCPDCQAMDGDYSGCGEIYNRGHINPNAINDKDADVQDGTFSMINVAPQDDDFNQCVWQPYECAVGRKADEVYKNAEKVGSNSKTLYVITGTKLGQQTTWMKGRVAIPGYFWKALCYPGDESKGLRPFGVGFYGPNIDCSTMTSLPLDKFEAWLYDGADEHLFPGSVCAGPVDNWEGLDAHVAEIAHDCRNEHIQETCESSWREERCGTSG from the exons ATGCCGGGTGCAGGAGCCTTGCTTGGGGCCGGCGCGGCGGGCTTCACAGTTGCTGCCTTGTTGCTTGGCAACGTCAACCTGCCTAGCAACATCATGTCGTACGTTATGAAAG ATGCCACAGAGGATATTTGTAATCAGAGCCACA ACGATACCGCTCCTCTGGAGAAATGCTTGGAACGACATTCCAACTTGCAAAGTGACTGTGACCACTTCTTCGTGGGTGATGCCTGGCCATCTAGCGGTTATATCAAGAACAACAACGGCGCCACCGTACGAATCTGCCACACCCGCGCCGGGGATGAAAAGCACCTGTTCGCCACGACCTACAATGTTCACTACCGCATCCCTGAGTACACCGCCTCCGCCATCACACGTGACCCGAAGCTAGAAGAACAAGAGAGGCCGTCATCAAGCATGTGGGACAGAGTCCAGCTCG GGCTGTGCGGAATGGAAATGCATGATGAAATTTCTCAACAGTGCAAAGTCGACACCAAGAGTTGGGGCATCTCCCGAGCGTCGGACATCCCGGATTGCTCCCTCCGCAACCCCAGCTTTGGAGAACTGAAGGGGAGCTTCTGTCCCGACTGCCAGGCAATGGATGGCGACTACTCCGGCTGTGGCGAAATCTACAACCGGGGCCACATCAACCCTAACGCCATCAACGACAAAGATGCAGACGTGCAGGACGGAACCTTCAGTATGATCAACGTGGCTCCGCAG GACGACGACTTTAACCAGTGCGTGTGGCAGCCGTACGAATGCGCAGTCGGCAGGAAGGCAGACGAAGTCTACAAGAACGCGGAGAAAGTCGGTTCCAACAGCAAAACCCTCTACGTCATCACGGGCACAAAGCTGGGCCAACAAACCACGTGGATGAAAGGACGAGTGGCCATTCCTGGGTACTTCTGGAAGGCGCTGTGCTACCCTGGGGACGAGAGCAAAGGGCTTCGTCCCTTCGGGGTCGGGTTCTACGGCCCAAACATCGACTGTTCcaccatgacgtcacttccgctgGACAAGTTCGAAGCCTGGCTGTACGACGGAGCGGATGAGCATCTCTTTCCCGGGTCAGTGTGTGCCGGACCGGTAGATAACTGGGAAGGTTTGGATGCCCACGTAGCTGAGATAGCTCACGACTGTAGGAATGAGCACATCCAGGAGACTTGTGAGAGCTCGTGGCGTGAAGAACGCTGCGGTACCAGTGGCTGA